One stretch of Sulfuricystis multivorans DNA includes these proteins:
- a CDS encoding type III-B CRISPR module-associated Cmr3 family protein, translating to MSQTVFLDPLDVLFLRGNKLFGDPGSFGESLVPPWPSAAAGALRSRLLADAGIDLAAFARGEVSHPQLGTPQRPGTFTVTAFQLARRFADGRVEALHAPPADLVIVDGQEKAGKPTVTVRNLAPTRLAQGLASSAPLPLVPVLAESQRQKPASGYWLTEAGWRKYLAGHIPEADELVRSSDLWALDLRVGVGLDEATRSAAEGRLFSVQAVALRQRHHPDPRGAAFDTGFLATVAGATLPQTGPVRLGGDGRAAAITGADWQAPEPYYDDIVRARRCRLVLTTPGIFGSPLPPGEGPGVRAGWLPIGADASQRREDGAIRFDLHGVAGWIVSAAVPRFEVVSGWDLSQWQPKPAQRAAPTGSVWWLELDEGMTAEALRKLVERGLWQERDYDANPRRAEGFNRVAIARGT from the coding sequence ATGAGCCAGACCGTTTTTCTCGACCCGCTCGATGTGCTTTTCCTGCGCGGCAACAAGCTCTTCGGCGATCCGGGCAGCTTTGGCGAATCGCTCGTGCCGCCCTGGCCGTCGGCGGCGGCCGGCGCGCTGCGCAGCCGCCTGCTCGCCGATGCGGGCATCGACCTTGCCGCATTTGCGCGCGGCGAGGTTTCGCACCCGCAGCTGGGCACGCCCCAGCGACCCGGGACATTCACTGTCACGGCCTTTCAGCTTGCGCGTCGTTTCGCCGACGGGCGGGTCGAAGCACTTCATGCGCCACCGGCGGACCTGGTGATCGTTGATGGGCAAGAAAAGGCCGGGAAACCCACGGTGACGGTCCGAAACCTTGCGCCCACGCGCCTTGCCCAAGGGCTTGCCAGCTCCGCGCCGCTGCCGCTCGTGCCGGTGCTCGCGGAAAGCCAGCGGCAAAAGCCGGCCTCCGGCTATTGGCTCACCGAGGCGGGCTGGCGCAAGTACCTGGCAGGGCACATCCCGGAAGCTGACGAACTCGTCAGATCGTCCGACCTGTGGGCGCTCGATCTGCGCGTGGGGGTGGGACTCGATGAAGCCACGCGCAGCGCCGCCGAAGGCAGGCTCTTTTCCGTGCAGGCCGTGGCCCTGCGCCAGCGGCACCATCCCGACCCGCGCGGCGCAGCCTTTGATACCGGCTTTCTCGCCACGGTCGCGGGCGCCACGCTGCCGCAAACGGGCCCGGTGCGGTTGGGAGGTGATGGACGCGCCGCCGCGATCACCGGGGCGGACTGGCAGGCGCCCGAACCCTATTACGACGACATCGTGCGCGCGCGCCGCTGTCGCCTGGTGCTCACCACGCCGGGCATCTTCGGCTCCCCTCTCCCGCCGGGAGAGGGCCCAGGGGTGAGGGCGGGCTGGCTGCCCATCGGCGCCGATGCCAGTCAGCGCCGCGAAGATGGCGCCATCCGCTTCGATCTGCACGGCGTTGCCGGCTGGATCGTCTCGGCGGCCGTGCCGCGCTTCGAGGTCGTCTCCGGCTGGGATCTCTCCCAATGGCAACCCAAGCCCGCCCAACGCGCCGCCCCGACCGGCAGCGTTTGGTGGCTCGAGCTCGACGAGGGCATGACCGCCGAGGCGCTTCGCAAGCTTGTGGAACGC
- the cas10 gene encoding type III-B CRISPR-associated protein Cas10/Cmr2, with the protein MTDDILWQTKLAARLHDPAEKALVLLRDPAGHENGTSRALKRLLGLDQPPETIDPDNDEALSTVLFKKGLPLSIYRHVQRADWWAAAADRPQWPMQEITVTTKTGEQQTLKIADWAQVRWTKQPVLIHPLTGAQFDLRKNGGLADSDLADIKQRSFDHSSRLLVSLGAKEEAALDLRKVLLAFWRFGPEIGEEADNGKLGALWPLLPADTRVPDHSIWDHLDLTSAFAGAFAADPNGEAALLALSIGPVQPFIAAARKMDDLWAGSHLLSRLSWEAMRPVCEELGPDAILFPRLRGIPQVDLWLRDQMGLPDELFAQCEWMRAGTDASPLFSAALPNRFVAVVPASQARAIAEKVTEAVRGWLKRLGDDVVSRLLHEAGFDVETTCTPYEQMKEQLAGFPEAYWAVVPFSLIRARDPAKQTNLDTSGLSAAMAPFFGVESGQPCGFLATPAWQALQKEIDWGDGTTFFAPNPGVLYPAVYDLAERVLAAAKAARTFDRLEQVGWRESLTGEAEWLATDRSQLTLPPGQRQDTLWTRIAARKPSWAKKGEHLGALSAIKRLWPTIFAEEVGKALAAGERGEKKEIGRFVVSTHTMALAHQLDQWLEKGGFTAAGAAEALKGAEPVALPRRLARRHAKNPALADAKRLPGLLEAAREAEDDGTALKKAQEQVKKSLGAVCGKDEVRLETYFALFMMDGDRMGAILSGDENTGTAIAYRKSFHPQVQKGFDAHAAKQPLIRQYGEQKRPISPNRHLAISCALNDFSQTVVRHVVEEEFLGRVIYAGGDDVLAMLPVADLLPCMERLRHAYSGTVPEDENVDWGELRKRGTLVCKSGFAYLNGQLMRMMGPNATASTGAVIAHHQAPLAAVLRELRAAEQRAKKEGGRDAFSITVIKRSGGALTLTARWGEPVKCLQETIRYLAAPETSRRAVYHSLQWLTDLPDPKTNPEMLVDLLAYQLARQSGGATKKNAPRLAQRLTALAVAQNDAKRWLANFLGVAEFLARETRAFGQPFEATSVENAA; encoded by the coding sequence ATGACTGACGACATCCTCTGGCAAACCAAACTCGCCGCGCGGCTGCATGATCCGGCGGAGAAGGCGCTGGTGCTGCTGCGCGACCCCGCCGGACACGAAAACGGCACCTCGCGCGCGCTCAAGCGTCTGCTCGGCCTCGATCAACCCCCAGAAACCATCGATCCGGACAATGACGAAGCACTCTCCACGGTGCTCTTCAAGAAGGGTCTGCCGCTTTCCATTTACCGCCATGTCCAGCGCGCCGATTGGTGGGCCGCGGCGGCCGACCGCCCGCAGTGGCCGATGCAGGAAATCACCGTCACCACGAAAACGGGCGAACAGCAGACGCTCAAGATCGCCGACTGGGCGCAGGTGCGCTGGACGAAACAGCCGGTGCTGATCCATCCCCTCACTGGCGCCCAGTTCGACCTGAGGAAGAACGGCGGTCTGGCCGACAGCGATCTTGCGGACATCAAGCAGCGCAGCTTCGATCACTCCTCGCGCCTGCTCGTGTCGCTCGGCGCAAAGGAAGAGGCGGCGCTAGACCTGCGCAAGGTGTTGCTCGCCTTCTGGCGCTTTGGCCCCGAGATCGGCGAAGAAGCGGACAACGGCAAGCTTGGCGCGCTATGGCCGCTGCTACCCGCCGACACGCGCGTGCCGGATCACTCGATCTGGGATCATCTCGATCTCACCTCGGCCTTCGCGGGCGCGTTTGCCGCCGATCCCAACGGCGAGGCGGCGCTCCTGGCGCTCTCGATCGGTCCGGTGCAGCCCTTCATCGCCGCGGCGCGCAAGATGGACGATCTGTGGGCCGGCTCGCATTTGCTCTCGCGTTTGAGCTGGGAGGCCATGCGACCGGTGTGCGAAGAGCTCGGGCCGGATGCGATCCTCTTTCCCCGTTTGCGAGGCATTCCCCAGGTGGACCTGTGGCTGCGCGATCAGATGGGTTTGCCTGACGAGCTGTTCGCGCAGTGCGAATGGATGCGCGCAGGCACCGACGCCAGCCCGCTTTTCTCCGCGGCGCTCCCCAACCGCTTCGTCGCCGTGGTGCCGGCGAGCCAAGCGCGGGCGATTGCCGAAAAGGTCACGGAAGCGGTGCGCGGCTGGCTCAAAAGACTCGGCGACGATGTGGTCTCGCGCCTGCTTCATGAGGCCGGCTTCGATGTCGAAACCACCTGCACGCCCTACGAGCAGATGAAAGAACAGCTTGCCGGTTTCCCCGAAGCGTACTGGGCTGTAGTGCCCTTCTCGCTCATTCGCGCGCGCGATCCAGCCAAGCAAACCAATCTCGACACAAGCGGCCTTTCCGCCGCGATGGCGCCTTTCTTTGGCGTGGAGTCGGGGCAGCCTTGCGGCTTTCTCGCCACGCCGGCCTGGCAGGCACTGCAGAAGGAAATCGACTGGGGCGATGGCACCACCTTCTTCGCGCCCAACCCAGGCGTGCTCTATCCTGCGGTCTATGACCTGGCCGAGCGGGTGCTGGCGGCGGCCAAGGCGGCACGCACCTTCGATCGGCTCGAACAGGTGGGATGGCGCGAATCGCTCACGGGCGAAGCCGAATGGCTCGCCACCGACCGCAGCCAACTCACCCTGCCTCCAGGCCAGCGGCAAGACACGCTCTGGACGCGCATCGCCGCGAGGAAACCCTCTTGGGCGAAGAAAGGCGAACACCTCGGCGCGCTCTCGGCGATCAAGCGGCTGTGGCCGACCATCTTCGCCGAAGAGGTGGGCAAGGCGCTGGCGGCGGGCGAGCGCGGCGAGAAGAAGGAGATCGGCCGTTTCGTCGTCTCCACCCACACGATGGCGCTCGCCCACCAGCTCGACCAGTGGTTGGAGAAAGGCGGCTTCACCGCCGCTGGCGCCGCAGAAGCCCTGAAAGGGGCCGAGCCGGTGGCGCTACCCCGCCGCCTCGCGCGGCGCCATGCCAAGAACCCCGCGCTCGCGGATGCCAAGCGCCTGCCGGGGCTGCTCGAAGCGGCGCGCGAGGCGGAGGATGACGGCACGGCCTTGAAAAAGGCGCAGGAACAGGTCAAGAAAAGCCTGGGTGCGGTATGTGGCAAGGACGAAGTCCGTCTGGAAACCTACTTCGCGCTTTTCATGATGGACGGCGACCGCATGGGCGCGATCCTCTCGGGTGACGAAAACACGGGCACCGCCATTGCCTATCGGAAAAGCTTCCATCCGCAGGTGCAAAAGGGCTTCGACGCGCATGCTGCCAAACAGCCGCTTATTCGCCAGTACGGAGAGCAAAAACGCCCGATCTCACCTAACCGCCATCTGGCCATATCGTGCGCGTTGAACGACTTCTCCCAGACCGTCGTGCGCCATGTGGTCGAGGAGGAATTCCTCGGCCGGGTGATCTACGCCGGCGGCGACGACGTGCTCGCGATGCTGCCGGTGGCGGATCTGCTTCCCTGCATGGAGCGGCTGCGCCATGCTTACAGCGGCACGGTGCCGGAAGACGAGAACGTTGACTGGGGCGAGCTGCGCAAACGCGGCACGCTGGTGTGTAAGAGCGGGTTTGCCTACCTCAACGGGCAGCTGATGCGCATGATGGGGCCCAATGCCACGGCCTCCACGGGCGCAGTCATTGCCCACCACCAGGCGCCGCTTGCCGCCGTGCTGCGGGAACTTCGCGCCGCGGAACAACGCGCGAAAAAAGAAGGCGGGCGTGACGCGTTCTCCATCACCGTCATCAAGCGCTCGGGCGGGGCGCTCACTCTCACCGCCCGCTGGGGTGAGCCGGTGAAATGCCTGCAAGAGACGATCCGCTATCTGGCCGCGCCCGAGACCTCGCGCCGGGCGGTGTATCACAGCCTGCAGTGGCTGACCGACCTGCCGGACCCCAAGACGAATCCCGAGATGCTGGTGGATCTGCTTGCCTACCAGCTCGCGCGGCAGTCGGGCGGCGCGACCAAAAAGAACGCGCCGCGGCTCGCCCAACGGCTCACCGCCCTTGCCGTAGCACAGAACGATGCCAAGCGCTGGCTGGCCAATTTTCTCGGCGTGGCCGAATTCCTCGCCCGCGAGACGCGCGCTTTTGGCCAGCCGTTCGAGGCAACTTCAGTGGAGAATGCCGCATGA
- a CDS encoding RAMP superfamily CRISPR-associated protein yields MMKTETFTLRFNTPAFLGDAKQNGRWRTPPIKHELRHWWRVAYAADHGYRVSIADLRREEGLLFGNAWLENDFRKSMVRIRLERWDSGKLKSWQGLEQATVTHPETQKTAYKVGPHAYLGYGPLDGRGNTKLSKKVHAALQADEQAQIAFAYPTTHAEPELERLLETNVPRIERSLHLMHRFGTLGGRSRNGWGSYELLPSSGERGAGDEGLPLRLWRDCLELDWPHAIGKDEKGALIWETAPHDDWKALMRTLAIVKIGLRTQFRFEDKQLDDKRDNPNGIEHGKPQDRHWLAYPVTHHAVKPWDKERRGNETFSLNLRLPNQMRFKVRRTEDGKLKGVIFHMPHLPPLAFGPDRAAIERLWKCVHQFLDALTQTPAQRSYCANADREALAKQKAQLDGVKLSRSKA; encoded by the coding sequence ATGATGAAAACGGAAACCTTCACCCTGCGTTTCAATACCCCTGCGTTCCTGGGCGACGCCAAGCAAAACGGCCGCTGGCGCACGCCGCCGATCAAGCACGAGCTGCGCCACTGGTGGCGCGTGGCTTATGCCGCCGATCACGGCTATCGCGTGAGCATTGCCGACCTGCGGCGCGAGGAGGGGCTGCTGTTTGGCAATGCCTGGCTGGAAAACGATTTCCGCAAGAGCATGGTCAGGATCCGGCTCGAGCGCTGGGATTCGGGAAAGCTCAAAAGCTGGCAAGGGCTGGAGCAGGCGACAGTGACTCATCCAGAAACGCAAAAAACGGCATACAAGGTGGGCCCGCATGCCTACCTGGGCTACGGCCCTCTAGATGGGCGCGGAAACACAAAATTAAGCAAAAAGGTGCATGCCGCCCTACAGGCAGACGAACAGGCGCAGATTGCGTTTGCCTATCCGACCACGCATGCAGAGCCAGAACTGGAGCGCCTTCTGGAAACAAATGTGCCGCGTATCGAACGATCCCTCCATCTGATGCACCGCTTTGGCACGCTCGGCGGCCGCTCGCGCAACGGCTGGGGTTCCTACGAGCTGCTCCCTTCTTCTGGTGAGAGAGGGGCCGGGGATGAGGGCCTACCGCTACGCCTCTGGCGCGACTGCCTCGAGCTCGACTGGCCCCACGCCATCGGCAAAGACGAGAAGGGCGCGCTCATCTGGGAAACCGCGCCGCACGACGATTGGAAGGCGCTGATGCGGACTCTGGCGATCGTCAAGATCGGGCTTCGAACGCAGTTCCGGTTCGAAGACAAGCAACTGGACGACAAGCGCGATAATCCCAATGGCATTGAGCATGGCAAGCCTCAAGACCGCCACTGGCTGGCCTATCCTGTGACCCATCATGCTGTAAAACCATGGGACAAAGAACGGCGGGGTAATGAGACGTTCTCCCTGAATCTGCGCCTGCCCAACCAGATGCGCTTCAAGGTCCGCCGCACCGAGGATGGCAAGCTCAAAGGCGTGATCTTCCACATGCCCCACCTGCCGCCGTTGGCGTTCGGCCCAGATCGCGCGGCGATCGAAAGGCTGTGGAAGTGCGTGCACCAGTTTCTCGATGCGCTGACGCAAACGCCCGCACAGCGAAGTTACTGCGCCAACGCCGACCGTGAGGCTCTGGCCAAACAGAAGGCTCAGCTCGACGGCGTGAAGCTATCCCGGAGTAAGGCATGA
- the trxA gene encoding thioredoxin → MATIQLTSHNFKDVINNNDIVIIDFWADWCAPCRSFAPTFEAAAEKYPEIAFCKVNTEEEREMAAGFNIRSIPTLMVFRDQIILYAEAGALPPAALDQLIEQVKALDMDAVRAEIEAEIAAEEQQQRQ, encoded by the coding sequence ATGGCCACCATTCAGCTGACCTCGCACAACTTCAAGGATGTCATCAACAACAACGACATCGTCATCATCGACTTCTGGGCCGACTGGTGCGCGCCGTGTCGTTCCTTCGCGCCGACCTTCGAGGCCGCCGCGGAGAAATACCCCGAGATCGCCTTCTGCAAGGTCAACACCGAAGAAGAGCGCGAGATGGCCGCCGGCTTCAACATCCGCTCGATCCCGACGCTGATGGTGTTCCGCGACCAGATCATCCTCTACGCCGAAGCCGGCGCCCTGCCGCCGGCCGCGCTCGACCAGCTGATCGAGCAGGTCAAGGCGCTCGACATGGACGCCGTGCGCGCCGAGATCGAAGCCGAGATCGCCGCCGAGGAACAGCAGCAGCGGCAGTGA
- the gluQRS gene encoding tRNA glutamyl-Q(34) synthetase GluQRS, giving the protein MTRVTTSSCGRFAPSPTGPLHFGSLIAALGSCLEAKARGGTWLVRIEDVDRPRCRPEYAAEILRTLEAFGFEWDGEVLVQSRRTARYREVLETLQRQGAVYPCGCTRAELAAASPGVDGAPVYPGTCREGLPPGKKPRAWRLRVSGAIDFVDLVQGPQHQDLAREVGDCVLLRADGLFAYQLAVVVDDADQGVDHVVRGADLIHSTGRQIFLQRLLGLPTPQYAHLPVAVDATGAKLSKQTKARPIEARDAPAALIAAARFLGLNPPASLCRATSAEFWRWAREHWSLARVPKQVSAPIPDNPRRHSA; this is encoded by the coding sequence ATGACTCGAGTGACTACATCTTCCTGCGGCCGTTTCGCCCCGTCGCCGACCGGGCCGCTGCATTTCGGCTCGCTGATCGCCGCGCTGGGTTCGTGTCTCGAGGCGAAGGCGCGCGGTGGAACCTGGCTCGTGCGCATCGAGGATGTCGACCGTCCGCGCTGCCGGCCCGAGTATGCGGCGGAGATTTTGCGCACCTTGGAGGCGTTCGGTTTCGAGTGGGATGGCGAGGTGCTGGTTCAGAGCCGGCGCACGGCTCGTTACCGAGAGGTGCTGGAAACCTTGCAGCGCCAGGGGGCCGTCTATCCCTGCGGTTGCACGCGGGCGGAGTTGGCCGCAGCATCACCCGGTGTCGATGGCGCGCCGGTGTATCCCGGCACCTGCCGCGAAGGATTGCCGCCGGGCAAGAAACCGCGCGCCTGGCGCTTGCGTGTTTCGGGCGCGATCGACTTCGTCGATTTGGTGCAGGGGCCGCAGCATCAGGATCTCGCGCGCGAGGTGGGCGATTGCGTGTTGTTGCGCGCCGATGGGCTGTTTGCCTACCAGCTCGCGGTGGTGGTCGATGATGCCGATCAGGGTGTCGATCACGTGGTGCGCGGCGCGGACTTGATCCATTCGACGGGGCGGCAGATCTTCCTGCAGCGGCTGCTCGGCTTGCCCACGCCGCAGTATGCCCACCTGCCGGTGGCGGTCGATGCGACGGGCGCGAAGCTTTCCAAGCAGACCAAGGCTCGACCCATCGAGGCGCGGGATGCGCCTGCCGCGCTGATCGCCGCGGCGCGCTTTCTCGGCTTGAACCCGCCCGCGTCGCTGTGCCGCGCCACCAGCGCCGAGTTTTGGCGCTGGGCACGTGAGCACTGGTCTTTGGCACGGGTGCCGAAGCAGGTATCCGCGCCTATTCCCGATAATCCTCGCCGCCATAGCGCGTGA
- the clsB gene encoding cardiolipin synthase ClsB — protein sequence MDFLPGNRITLLETGAQYFPALLAAIDAAQHSIQLETYIFAADTTGRAVSTALAAAAQRGVAVRVLVDGFGARDFPDGVGREIVSAGGQVEIYRPELARLSLRRNRLRRLHRKLAVIDGRLAFVGGINIIDDEDTPGLGPRFDYALRIEGPLVAPICASMLHLWRLVDWARLGRRPPKAPLDPCGQPAAIGDVAAAFVVRDNLRHRRDIEQAYLEALTGARRDVLIANAYFLPGRRFRHALIDAARRGCHVTVLLQGQVEYALLHYATQALYGQLLDNGIRIFEYRKGFLHAKVGAIDGDWATVGSSNIDPFSLLLAREANVIIEDGRFTDLLRASLERAIREDAVEITAAEFRRRGRLARTLRWLAYGLVRLMLGVTRYGGEDYRE from the coding sequence GTGGATTTCCTGCCCGGCAACCGCATCACGCTGCTGGAAACCGGCGCCCAATATTTTCCGGCGCTGCTGGCCGCGATCGATGCGGCCCAGCACTCGATCCAGCTCGAAACCTACATCTTCGCCGCCGATACCACCGGCCGCGCCGTCTCCACTGCACTGGCCGCCGCGGCGCAGCGCGGTGTCGCGGTGCGCGTGCTGGTCGATGGCTTCGGCGCGCGTGACTTTCCTGACGGCGTCGGTCGCGAGATCGTCTCCGCCGGCGGCCAGGTCGAAATCTATCGGCCTGAATTGGCGCGGCTCTCCCTGCGGCGTAACCGCCTGCGCCGGCTGCACCGCAAGCTGGCCGTCATCGACGGCCGCCTCGCCTTCGTCGGTGGCATCAACATCATCGACGACGAAGATACGCCGGGGCTCGGGCCGCGCTTCGACTATGCATTACGCATCGAAGGGCCGCTGGTGGCGCCGATCTGCGCGAGCATGCTGCACCTGTGGCGGCTGGTCGACTGGGCGCGCCTTGGGCGCCGGCCGCCCAAGGCGCCGCTGGATCCCTGTGGGCAACCCGCCGCCATCGGCGACGTCGCCGCCGCCTTCGTCGTGCGCGACAACCTGCGCCATCGCCGCGACATCGAGCAAGCCTATCTCGAAGCACTCACCGGCGCGCGGCGCGACGTGCTGATCGCGAACGCCTATTTCCTGCCCGGCCGACGCTTCCGCCACGCGCTGATCGACGCCGCGCGGCGCGGCTGCCATGTGACGGTGCTCCTGCAAGGCCAGGTCGAATACGCGCTGCTGCATTACGCGACGCAGGCGCTCTACGGCCAGCTGCTCGACAATGGCATTCGCATCTTCGAATACCGCAAGGGCTTCTTGCATGCCAAGGTCGGGGCGATCGACGGCGACTGGGCGACGGTCGGTTCCTCGAACATCGACCCGTTCAGCCTGCTGCTCGCCCGCGAAGCCAATGTCATCATCGAGGACGGCCGTTTTACCGACCTCCTGCGCGCCAGCCTCGAGCGGGCGATCCGCGAAGACGCCGTCGAGATCACCGCCGCGGAATTCCGCCGCCGCGGCCGGCTCGCCCGAACCTTGCGCTGGCTGGCCTATGGACTGGTGCGGCTGATGCTCGGCGTCACGCGCTATGGCGGCGAGGATTATCGGGAATAG
- a CDS encoding endonuclease/exonuclease/phosphatase family protein, whose protein sequence is MLTIATWNIHKGFSQFNRRMVVHELRERLRALDADIVFLQEVVGHHEGHAERFEAWPEEPQHEFLAAEVWENRVYGRNVVYDHGHHGNAILTRFPILASHNQDVTRLRFEKRGLLYCVVAVPDLPVPLHCVCAHLSLFGRSRRHQYAALAAFIEANVPPDAPLIIAGDFNDWRGRACEILAPRLNLAEVFAAADPATRRPTRSFPAALPILRLDRIYVRGLAVEDCAVHHGPPWSMLSDHAALTARLSFQATAGTP, encoded by the coding sequence GTGCTTACGATCGCCACCTGGAACATCCACAAAGGCTTCTCACAATTCAACCGCCGCATGGTGGTGCATGAGCTACGCGAGCGGCTGCGCGCGCTCGACGCCGACATCGTCTTCCTCCAGGAGGTGGTGGGCCACCACGAGGGCCACGCCGAACGCTTCGAAGCCTGGCCAGAAGAGCCACAGCACGAATTCCTCGCCGCCGAGGTCTGGGAAAACCGCGTCTATGGCCGCAATGTCGTCTATGACCACGGTCATCACGGCAATGCGATCCTGACGCGCTTCCCGATCCTCGCCTCGCACAACCAGGATGTCACGCGGCTGCGTTTCGAAAAGCGCGGCCTGCTCTACTGCGTCGTCGCGGTGCCGGACCTGCCGGTGCCCTTGCACTGCGTCTGCGCGCACCTATCGCTGTTCGGCCGTTCGCGTCGCCACCAGTACGCTGCGCTCGCCGCTTTCATCGAAGCCAACGTGCCGCCCGATGCCCCGCTCATCATCGCCGGCGACTTCAACGACTGGCGCGGCCGCGCCTGCGAGATACTGGCCCCACGGCTCAATCTGGCCGAAGTGTTCGCCGCCGCCGACCCGGCCACACGGCGGCCGACGCGCAGCTTCCCGGCCGCGCTGCCGATCTTGCGGCTGGACCGCATCTATGTGCGCGGACTGGCCGTCGAAGACTGCGCGGTGCATCACGGCCCCCCTTGGTCGATGCTTTCCGACCACGCCGCGCTGACCGCCCGTCTGTCGTTCCAAGCGACCGCCGGCACGCCGTGA
- a CDS encoding PaaI family thioesterase — MNPPLAFQDAYPDDLAHCYGCGKNNPHGHQLKSHWAEEGRETVAHFTPQPYHTAIPGFVYGGLIASLIDCHGTGTASAVAYRAAGREPGSLPALRFVTASLKVDFLAPTPLGVELKLRGVPVEVKEKKIVVDIEVFANGKLTAKGQVIAVRMPETMTPR, encoded by the coding sequence ATGAACCCCCCGCTTGCATTCCAGGATGCCTACCCCGACGATCTCGCGCATTGCTACGGCTGCGGCAAGAACAATCCGCACGGCCACCAGCTGAAAAGCCATTGGGCCGAGGAGGGCCGGGAAACCGTCGCGCATTTCACGCCGCAGCCGTATCACACGGCGATTCCCGGCTTCGTCTATGGCGGACTGATCGCCTCGTTGATCGACTGCCACGGCACCGGCACGGCCTCGGCCGTCGCCTATCGCGCCGCGGGCCGGGAACCAGGGAGCCTGCCGGCGCTGCGTTTCGTCACTGCGTCGCTGAAGGTGGATTTCCTCGCGCCGACGCCGTTGGGCGTGGAGCTCAAGCTGCGCGGCGTGCCGGTCGAAGTGAAGGAGAAAAAGATCGTCGTCGATATCGAGGTCTTCGCCAACGGCAAGCTCACCGCGAAGGGTCAGGTGATCGCGGTGCGCATGCCGGAGACGATGACGCCGCGGTAA
- the nadA gene encoding quinolinate synthase NadA: protein MQTATIDFAPFNALSDRDAQTRIAAARAKLGERAVILCHHYQRADVYAHADLTGDSLKLSRLASQSDAEYIVFCGVHFMAEVADILSRPEQISILPDLAAGCSMADMANRAKVERCWRELSTVLDPDETVTPVTYINSSADLKAFCGEHGGIVCTSSNASKILDWSFARREKVLFFPDQHLGRWSGHKMGIPLEQMVLWNPDLPMGGLTPEEIRGAKIILWHGYCSVHQMFRPQRIERFRAQHPEGKVISHPECCFEVCAASDVVGSTETIIRVVKESPAGTRWLVGTELNLVERLAKEVAPQGKIVEFMADMVCMCSTMQRIDPQHLAWTLENLAAGNVVNRIEVPEHEAKLAKIALERMLDAS from the coding sequence ATGCAAACCGCCACGATCGACTTCGCGCCCTTCAATGCGCTGTCCGACCGCGACGCACAGACGCGCATCGCCGCCGCGCGTGCCAAGCTCGGAGAGCGCGCCGTGATCCTGTGCCATCACTACCAGCGCGCCGACGTCTATGCCCATGCCGATCTCACCGGCGACTCACTGAAGCTTTCGCGGCTGGCTTCGCAGTCCGACGCCGAATACATCGTCTTCTGCGGCGTGCATTTCATGGCCGAGGTCGCCGACATCCTCTCGCGCCCTGAGCAGATCTCGATCCTGCCGGATCTGGCGGCCGGCTGCTCGATGGCCGACATGGCCAACCGGGCCAAGGTCGAACGCTGCTGGCGTGAGCTTTCTACCGTGCTCGATCCGGATGAGACCGTCACCCCGGTCACCTACATCAACTCCTCGGCCGATCTGAAAGCCTTCTGCGGCGAACACGGCGGTATCGTCTGCACCTCGTCGAACGCGTCGAAAATTCTCGACTGGTCGTTCGCGCGGCGCGAGAAGGTGCTGTTCTTCCCCGACCAGCACTTGGGCCGCTGGAGCGGCCACAAGATGGGCATCCCGCTCGAGCAGATGGTGCTGTGGAACCCCGACCTGCCGATGGGCGGCCTCACCCCAGAAGAGATTCGCGGCGCGAAGATCATCCTCTGGCACGGCTACTGCTCGGTGCATCAGATGTTCCGGCCGCAGAGAATCGAACGCTTCCGCGCCCAGCATCCCGAAGGCAAGGTGATCTCGCATCCGGAATGCTGCTTCGAGGTCTGCGCGGCTTCAGACGTGGTTGGCTCGACGGAAACCATCATTCGCGTCGTCAAGGAGTCACCCGCCGGCACGCGCTGGCTGGTCGGCACCGAATTGAACCTCGTCGAGCGGCTGGCGAAGGAAGTGGCGCCGCAAGGCAAGATCGTGGAGTTCATGGCCGACATGGTCTGCATGTGCTCGACGATGCAGCGCATCGACCCGCAGCATCTGGCCTGGACGCTGGAAAACCTCGCCGCCGGCAACGTCGTCAATCGGATCGAGGTGCCCGAGCACGAAGCGAAGCTCGCCAAGATCGCGCTGGAACGGATGCTCGACGCCTCCTGA